Proteins from one Mobula birostris isolate sMobBir1 chromosome 10, sMobBir1.hap1, whole genome shotgun sequence genomic window:
- the LOC140203566 gene encoding uncharacterized protein, with protein sequence MEKPYKCEDCGKEFNYPSLLDAHRRTHTGERPFTCSVCGKGFTQSCTLQTHQRVHSDEKPFSCSHCGKGFRCSSNLIQHQRVHTGEKPFTCSVCARGFSQSTTLLTHQRGVHTGERPFICSMCGKGFTNSSHLLKHLRVHTGERPFTCSVCEKGFTHSSTLLIHQRVHNGERPFTCSVCGKAFTHSSNLLTHQRVHTGEKPYTCSVCSKAFTRSSHLMRHQQVHE encoded by the coding sequence ATACAAATGTGAGGACTGCGGGAAGGAATTCAATTATCCATCCTTACTGGATGCTCACCGCCGCactcatactggggagaggccatttacttgttctgtgtgtgggaagggattcacacaatCGTGCACACTCCAAACACACCAGCGGGTTCACAGTGATGAGAAGCCCTTCAGCTGCTctcactgtgggaagggattcagatgTTCATCCAACCTTATCcagcaccagcgagttcacaccggggagaaaccCTTCACCTGCTCAGTTTGTGCAAGGGGCTTCAGTCAGTCCACCACTCTGCTGACACATCAGCGAGGTGTTCACACTGGTGAACGGCCGTTCATTTGTTCCatgtgcgggaagggattcaccaaTTCATCCCATCTGCTGAAACACCtgcgagttcacaccggagagagacCCTTCACCTGCTCGGTCTGTGAGAAGGGCTTTACACACTCATCCACCCTGCtgatacaccagcgagttcacaatggagagaggccatttacctgctccgtgtgtgggaAAGCATTCACTCACTCGTCCAACCTGCTGACACATCAGCGAgtacacactggggagaaaccatacACATGTTCTGTGTGTAGCAAGGCATTCACCCGTTCATCTCACCTCATGAGACACCAACAAGTTCATGAGTAA